Proteins co-encoded in one Nitratireductor kimnyeongensis genomic window:
- a CDS encoding formimidoylglutamate deiminase has protein sequence MQAVFAQNALTPSGWQKDVLVELGDSGRISAVTANTRPHNGRTTQVPLLLPAMSNLHSHTFQRAMAGLAERRGPAGRDSFWTWREIMYRFLDLLSPDDIEAVAAFAFMEMQEAGFAAVAEFHYVHHQPGGTAYSDIGELSERIAAAANQTGIGLTLLPVLYRYGGVDQRPLQGGQRRFGNDLEQFQKLLVRAEDCVANLSADAHLGVAPHSLRAVGPDDLREAQAMRPDGPLHMHIAEQLPEIDEVSAAYGQRPVEWLLDNCPVDQRWCLIHCTHMTDEETANLAETGAVAGLCPVTEANLGDGIFNGPRYRQAGGRLGVGSDSNIRISVAEELRQLEYSQRLRDTARVVLAEHGQSCGRTLFDAALAGGAQALGRQSGAIAPGHWADMIALDQAGFVEGAYDDAPLDVWLFTGDNSAVRDVWSAGRHCVREGHHIEREAIAARYARALQKLMEQL, from the coding sequence ATGCAAGCCGTTTTTGCGCAGAATGCCCTCACACCAAGCGGTTGGCAGAAGGACGTGCTTGTAGAACTTGGTGATTCAGGCCGTATCAGCGCCGTCACGGCAAACACCCGGCCCCACAATGGCAGGACCACTCAGGTCCCGCTACTTCTGCCAGCCATGAGCAACCTGCACAGTCATACATTCCAGCGCGCAATGGCAGGTCTGGCGGAACGGCGTGGGCCGGCTGGCCGCGACAGTTTCTGGACCTGGCGCGAGATCATGTACCGGTTTCTCGACCTGCTATCACCGGACGATATAGAGGCGGTCGCCGCTTTCGCCTTCATGGAAATGCAGGAAGCCGGTTTCGCCGCGGTGGCCGAATTCCACTATGTTCACCACCAGCCGGGCGGCACTGCATATAGCGATATCGGCGAACTGTCTGAGCGCATCGCTGCTGCGGCAAACCAGACAGGGATCGGCCTCACTCTCCTGCCAGTCCTGTATCGCTATGGCGGCGTCGACCAACGCCCGCTTCAGGGCGGGCAGAGGCGTTTTGGCAACGATCTGGAGCAATTCCAGAAGCTGCTAGTCCGCGCTGAAGACTGCGTGGCAAATCTGTCGGCAGATGCGCATCTGGGTGTTGCGCCGCATTCCCTGCGCGCCGTCGGCCCAGATGACCTGCGCGAGGCACAGGCCATGCGCCCAGATGGGCCGCTTCACATGCACATTGCGGAACAGTTGCCCGAGATCGACGAAGTATCGGCAGCTTACGGTCAGCGTCCGGTGGAATGGCTGCTCGACAATTGTCCGGTCGACCAGCGCTGGTGTCTGATCCATTGCACCCATATGACCGATGAAGAAACCGCCAATCTCGCCGAAACCGGCGCTGTTGCCGGCCTTTGCCCCGTCACCGAAGCCAATCTGGGTGACGGTATATTCAATGGCCCGCGGTACCGGCAGGCCGGTGGCAGACTAGGCGTCGGCTCCGACTCCAACATTCGCATCAGCGTCGCTGAGGAGTTGCGCCAGTTGGAGTATTCTCAGCGTCTGCGTGACACCGCCCGTGTTGTGCTCGCAGAGCACGGGCAGTCTTGTGGTCGCACGCTTTTTGATGCCGCTTTGGCCGGAGGGGCGCAGGCGCTCGGCAGGCAGTCCGGCGCCATCGCGCCCGGACATTGGGCCGACATGATCGCCCTCGACCAAGCCGGATTTGTAGAGGGTGCCTACGATGACGCCCCATTGGACGTCTGGCTCTTTACGGGGGACAACTCTGCTGTGCGCGACGTGTGGTCGGCAGGTCGCCATTGCGTGCGGGAGGGCCATCACATTGAACGCGAGGCGATTGCAGCACGCTATGCAAGAGCACTCCAAAAACTGATGGAGCAGCTGTGA
- the hutI gene encoding imidazolonepropionase, whose protein sequence is MTQSIISGIRLASMCEGAAPYGLIENGAIAINDGRIAWSGALNDLPEPYAGWERTDFGRRLVTPALVDCHTHIVFGGNRAKEFEMRLEGASYEEVARAGGGIVSTVSATRAMSEDALVEDALKRLDALLAEGVATVEVKSGYGLTVEDELKMLRAARRLEALRPVRIKTSYLAAHAVPAEYRGKEDVYIDEVVLPGMEAAQAEGLADAVDGFCEGIAFSPEQMGRVFDKAKSLDLPVKLHAEQLSNLGGAKMAASYGAMSADHLEYLDEDGVAAMAAAGTVAVLLPGAFYTLRETQYPPLAALRKHRVRMAVATDCNPGSSPLASLLLTINMACTLFRMTPEEALAGATREGARALGLADEIGTIEPGKRAEIAIWDAEHPAELAYRIGFNPLHCRIAGDFA, encoded by the coding sequence ATGACGCAGAGTATCATTAGCGGTATCCGATTGGCGAGCATGTGCGAGGGTGCCGCGCCATACGGTCTGATCGAGAACGGGGCCATCGCGATAAACGATGGCAGGATCGCCTGGTCGGGAGCGCTGAACGATCTGCCGGAACCATATGCCGGGTGGGAAAGAACAGATTTTGGTAGGCGGCTGGTCACACCGGCGCTCGTGGATTGTCACACTCATATTGTCTTTGGCGGAAATCGCGCGAAAGAATTCGAAATGCGCCTTGAGGGCGCAAGCTATGAAGAGGTGGCACGGGCTGGAGGCGGTATCGTCTCCACCGTTTCGGCCACCCGCGCGATGAGTGAGGATGCGCTGGTCGAGGATGCGCTGAAGCGTCTCGACGCGCTTTTGGCCGAAGGTGTGGCAACGGTTGAAGTGAAGTCCGGCTACGGGCTGACCGTTGAGGACGAGCTGAAGATGCTGCGCGCTGCGCGCCGTCTGGAAGCGTTGCGCCCCGTGCGAATCAAGACGAGCTATCTCGCAGCCCATGCGGTTCCCGCCGAGTATCGCGGCAAGGAAGACGTCTATATTGACGAGGTCGTGCTTCCGGGTATGGAGGCCGCGCAGGCCGAGGGATTGGCTGATGCGGTTGACGGGTTCTGCGAAGGGATTGCCTTTTCGCCCGAACAGATGGGGCGGGTGTTCGACAAGGCAAAGTCGCTCGATCTGCCTGTGAAGCTGCATGCCGAACAGCTTTCCAATCTGGGTGGTGCAAAAATGGCGGCCTCTTATGGCGCCATGTCGGCCGATCATCTGGAATATCTGGATGAAGACGGCGTTGCGGCCATGGCCGCGGCGGGAACGGTGGCCGTGCTCTTGCCCGGCGCATTCTACACCTTGCGCGAGACGCAATATCCACCGCTGGCCGCGCTCCGGAAGCATCGGGTGCGGATGGCGGTTGCGACGGATTGCAATCCCGGCTCCTCGCCGCTCGCCTCCCTGCTTTTGACCATCAACATGGCCTGCACGCTTTTCCGCATGACACCGGAGGAAGCTCTGGCGGGTGCCACGCGCGAAGGCGCGCGGGCGTTGGGTCTGGCCGATGAGATCGGCACGATCGAGCCCGGCAAGCGCGCCGAGATCGCCATCTGGGATGCAGAGCACCCGGCCGAGCTTGCCTATCGCATTGGCTTCAATCCGCTTCATTGTCGCATTGCAGGAGATTTCGCATGA
- the hutH gene encoding histidine ammonia-lyase, which produces MTLVLTPGAVTIQDLEQIWRDGTPVRLDKSCHAGVEAAAARIDQIARGNAAVYGVNTGFGKLASVSIPPHDVETLQRNLILSHCCGVGAPLGENIVRLIMSLKLLSLGRGASGVRMDLVKLLEEMLARGVVPVIPEKGSVGASGDLAPLAHMAAAMMGEGEAFFDGARLSGGEALRRAGLTPVVLKAKEGLALINGTQVSTALALTGLFRAHRAARSALITGALSTDAAMGSSAPFHPEIHTLRGHQGQIDTAAALWALLEGSQIRESHLEGDERVQDPYCIRCQPQVDGACLDLLRQAARTLTIEANAVTDNPLVLSDGTVVSGGNFHAEPVALAADQIALAICEIGAIAQRRIALLVDPALSFGLPAFLAKKPGLNSGLMIAEVTSAALMSENKQMSHPASVDSTPTSANQEDHVSMACHGARRLIPMTENLFGIIGIEAVTAAQGIDFRAPLKTSAALSAAHGAIRQAVPDLEEDRYLASDLERAIELVGSGALNASIPGSILPELRSEV; this is translated from the coding sequence ATGACGCTTGTTCTGACTCCAGGTGCGGTGACGATCCAGGATTTGGAGCAGATCTGGCGTGATGGCACGCCTGTCCGTCTTGACAAAAGCTGCCACGCGGGCGTGGAAGCGGCGGCTGCGCGAATAGATCAGATCGCGCGTGGCAATGCGGCTGTTTATGGTGTGAACACCGGTTTCGGAAAACTCGCTAGCGTGAGTATTCCACCGCACGATGTGGAGACGCTTCAACGAAATCTCATCCTCTCGCATTGCTGCGGCGTTGGCGCGCCTCTGGGTGAAAACATCGTGCGGCTGATCATGTCGTTGAAACTGCTTTCGCTGGGCCGTGGTGCATCCGGCGTGCGCATGGACCTGGTAAAGCTGCTCGAGGAAATGCTGGCGCGCGGTGTTGTACCGGTGATCCCGGAAAAGGGCTCGGTTGGCGCCTCGGGCGATCTAGCTCCGCTTGCACATATGGCTGCTGCCATGATGGGCGAGGGCGAGGCCTTTTTTGACGGCGCACGGCTTTCCGGCGGCGAGGCTCTGCGCAGGGCCGGGCTCACGCCGGTCGTGCTGAAGGCCAAGGAAGGGCTGGCGCTGATCAATGGCACGCAGGTTTCGACCGCGCTGGCGCTGACCGGGCTGTTCCGGGCGCATCGCGCGGCGCGCTCCGCACTCATCACCGGCGCGCTGTCCACGGATGCCGCAATGGGGTCTTCCGCACCTTTCCACCCTGAAATTCATACGCTGCGAGGCCATCAAGGACAGATCGATACGGCGGCAGCTCTGTGGGCTTTGCTCGAAGGCTCGCAGATCCGCGAAAGCCATCTGGAAGGCGATGAGCGGGTGCAGGACCCCTATTGCATTCGCTGCCAGCCGCAGGTGGATGGCGCGTGCCTTGATCTCTTGCGTCAGGCGGCACGCACGTTGACCATCGAGGCCAATGCGGTGACCGACAATCCGCTGGTCTTGTCCGATGGCACCGTGGTTTCGGGCGGTAATTTCCATGCCGAGCCGGTGGCGCTGGCCGCCGACCAGATTGCCCTTGCCATCTGCGAGATCGGCGCAATTGCCCAGCGGCGCATTGCGCTTCTGGTCGATCCGGCGTTGAGCTTCGGTCTTCCTGCATTTCTGGCGAAGAAGCCGGGACTGAATTCCGGTTTGATGATTGCCGAAGTGACCTCGGCAGCGCTGATGAGCGAGAACAAGCAGATGTCACATCCGGCATCCGTGGATTCGACGCCGACTTCCGCCAATCAGGAAGACCATGTCTCCATGGCCTGCCACGGCGCTCGGCGGCTTATCCCGATGACGGAGAATCTCTTTGGCATTATCGGCATCGAGGCGGTTACGGCGGCGCAGGGGATCGATTTTCGCGCTCCGCTTAAAACCAGTGCGGCCCTTTCGGCCGCCCATGGGGCGATCCGACAGGCGGTGCCTGATCTGGAGGAGGATCGCTATCTGGCATCCGATCTGGAGCGGGCCATCGAACTCGTAGGTTCCGGCGCATTGAATGCCAGCATTCCCGGAAGCATTCTGCCTGAATTGAGGAGTGAGGTTTGA
- a CDS encoding GntR family transcriptional regulator yields the protein MTSKRASFRTIRDELSRRIAERVWLPGTLIPGEEALAEEFGAARATVNRALQELARAGILERKRRAGTRVALHPVREARFVIPRIRQEIEGRGSEYQYRLLSAEEADAPEVICARLSLLSKANMLHVRCLHLADRVPYQFEDRWINLNTVPDARTADFTLMGPNEWLVGHAPFSNAEFTFMAGAASADEASLLQIREGDPVFIGERITWMKGEPITLAHLVHPSSHRMVTHL from the coding sequence GTGACCAGCAAACGCGCCTCATTCCGCACGATCCGAGACGAACTTTCCCGGCGCATAGCCGAAAGAGTCTGGTTGCCGGGAACGCTGATACCCGGCGAGGAGGCGCTGGCAGAGGAATTCGGCGCCGCCCGCGCCACGGTCAATCGGGCCCTGCAGGAACTCGCCCGCGCCGGTATTCTCGAACGCAAGCGTCGTGCGGGCACCCGCGTGGCACTTCATCCGGTGCGTGAAGCCCGCTTCGTGATCCCACGCATCCGCCAGGAGATCGAAGGGCGTGGTTCTGAATATCAATACCGGCTACTAAGCGCTGAAGAGGCCGATGCACCTGAAGTCATCTGCGCACGCCTTAGCCTGCTTTCAAAGGCGAACATGCTGCATGTGCGCTGCCTCCATTTGGCCGACCGGGTTCCCTACCAATTCGAGGATCGCTGGATCAATCTGAACACCGTTCCCGATGCACGCACGGCCGATTTCACGCTGATGGGGCCAAACGAATGGCTTGTGGGCCACGCCCCTTTCTCCAATGCGGAATTCACGTTCATGGCCGGAGCGGCCAGTGCCGATGAAGCCTCCCTGTTGCAGATTCGGGAAGGCGATCCGGTCTTCATCGGCGAACGCATCACTTGGATGAAGGGCGAACCCATCACGCTCGCCCACCTCGTCCATCCGTCCTCGCACCGCATGGTCACGCATCTGTAA
- the rpe gene encoding ribulose-phosphate 3-epimerase, whose amino-acid sequence MTARNTLIAPSILASDFSRLGDEVETVAKAGADWIHLDVMDGHFVPNITFGPPIIKSIRDRTDKVFDCHLMITPADPFLAAFADAGCDVITVHAEAGPHLHRSLQTIRNLGKKAGVSLNPSTPENVIEYVLDELDLVLLMTVNPGFGGQAFIPSVVEKVRRIKAMIGERPIDIEIDGGVSPENAGQLAAAGANVLVAGSAVFKGDGEEAYTQNIAAIRDAANR is encoded by the coding sequence ATGACCGCGCGTAACACGCTCATCGCCCCTTCCATTCTCGCTTCCGACTTCTCTCGTCTCGGCGACGAGGTCGAAACCGTCGCCAAGGCAGGCGCTGACTGGATCCACCTCGATGTGATGGACGGTCATTTCGTCCCCAACATCACCTTCGGCCCACCCATCATCAAATCCATCCGCGACCGCACCGACAAGGTGTTCGACTGCCATTTGATGATCACGCCGGCGGACCCTTTCCTCGCAGCCTTCGCCGATGCCGGCTGCGACGTCATCACCGTCCATGCAGAAGCAGGTCCTCATCTCCACCGATCGCTCCAGACGATCCGAAACCTTGGGAAGAAGGCCGGCGTTTCGCTCAATCCGTCCACTCCGGAGAATGTCATCGAATATGTGCTCGATGAGCTCGACCTTGTGCTCCTGATGACCGTTAATCCCGGTTTCGGCGGCCAGGCGTTCATCCCTTCCGTGGTCGAAAAGGTACGCCGTATCAAGGCCATGATCGGAGAGCGTCCCATCGACATCGAGATCGATGGCGGCGTCTCACCTGAAAATGCGGGGCAACTGGCCGCCGCCGGCGCCAATGTGCTCGTCGCCGGCTCCGCTGTGTTCAAGGGGGATGGTGAAGAAGCCTACACCCAGAACATCGCGGCGATCCGCGACGCTGCAAACCGCTGA
- the hutG gene encoding N-formylglutamate deformylase → MTPVEVHQGSSPVILGLPHTGTYVPEAIKARLNEQGQLLTDTDWHVHRLYDGLIDSVTTVRATFHRYVIDANRDPSGDSLYPGQNTTGLVPLTDFDNRPIWREGDEPTAEDTAQRLEAFHAPYHAALEAEIARVRALHGVAILYDCHSIRSNCPFLFEGPLPDFNIGTNHGKTCAPEIEKVTAGICAAADGYSSVLNGRFLGGWTTRHYGRPERGEHAIQMELAQATHLKSEAVPFDYDEDKAARLRPHLKAILARLAEVAPTLKGE, encoded by the coding sequence ATGACCCCTGTTGAAGTGCATCAGGGTTCTTCGCCCGTCATTCTGGGCTTGCCGCACACGGGCACCTATGTGCCGGAGGCGATCAAGGCCCGGCTAAACGAACAGGGCCAGCTTCTGACCGATACGGACTGGCATGTGCACAGGCTTTATGATGGCCTGATTGACAGCGTGACCACCGTGCGGGCGACATTCCACCGCTATGTGATCGATGCCAATCGCGACCCTTCTGGCGATAGCCTCTATCCGGGTCAAAACACGACCGGTCTTGTGCCGTTGACGGATTTCGACAATCGCCCGATCTGGCGCGAAGGAGATGAGCCGACGGCTGAGGATACCGCACAGCGGCTTGAGGCCTTCCATGCACCCTATCATGCCGCGCTCGAAGCCGAGATTGCGCGGGTGAGGGCGCTGCATGGCGTTGCGATCCTCTATGATTGCCATTCCATCCGCTCCAACTGCCCATTCCTGTTTGAGGGGCCATTGCCGGATTTCAACATCGGCACCAATCACGGCAAGACCTGTGCACCGGAAATCGAGAAGGTGACAGCGGGTATCTGCGCTGCGGCGGACGGTTATTCGAGCGTTCTGAACGGGCGGTTTCTCGGTGGCTGGACGACGCGACACTACGGCAGACCGGAGCGGGGTGAACACGCCATCCAGATGGAACTGGCGCAGGCGACGCATCTGAAAAGCGAGGCTGTGCCGTTCGACTATGACGAAGACAAAGCGGCGCGCCTGCGCCCGCATCTCAAAGCCATTCTGGCGCGACTTGCAGAGGTCGCGCCGACCTTGAAGGGGGAGTGA